The nucleotide window GATTTTAGGTAAGGATGTACCTGGTGGTATTATCGGTAACATTATCGCAGGTATTGTCGGTTCATGGATCGGCAGCATGGTATTAGGAAACTGGGGCTGGAAAGTTTCAGACTTCTACGTATTCCCTGCATTAATCGGTGCCATTATTTTAATCTTTATCGTAAGTTTCATCATGCGCTCAATGCGTAAAGCAACTTAATTGTAAATCATCTAGAATAACGAGCAAAAAGTGTGACGCAATGTCACACTTTTTTTATTTGTCCTCATCAAGTGCAATCTGTTTCAGCTGCTTGCCGTAATCCCGATACATCTTATAGTAGTATAATATATCTTCAACGTATTTATCACTGTGATTATACTGGAAAATTGCTTTTTTCAGTTGCCCTTCATTTACACCGGCAATGGATAAAAATTTGGCTGCACTGAATACGGCATCTTCAATATCAAACGGATCAGCTATACCGTCACCATTTGCATCTACCCCATACCCGCCATATTTTTTTATGATCGCCGGATTCGTTTTATCATGATCCGGGATGGCTCCCTGCCCTAAATCTTTGCATGAAGGGTGTTGCCATCCTACAAAAGTACAGGGCATAAACTGCAGATGCCCTTCAGCGCCAACCGGTGAAATAAGTGTTTTCATTGTGGAAAAACGGGTTTCCACCCGGTGATGTGCTGCCAAAAGTGTCCACGGAACACCGTATTTCTGTTCGGCTGCGACGTAAACAGGGATATATTCGATTGGAATTTCCAAATCGAAATTTTCCTGAATTTGCTGATACACTGTTTTATCTGTAAACGGCCAACCACGAAATTGCTGCCAGCTGAAATAAGCGACAATATAAACCGTTAAAGTGATGGGGATAAGCAAAATAATCAATAATATTTTAGTTTTCGGGGAAAGTAAAGAGTTCTTTTTTTTGCTTTTTGCCATATAAGCCACCAATCTTTAAGACGAAATAATGTTGTTAACTTTCATTCTACTAAAAAAGCAGGTAATTTACACTGTTGAAAATTTGTATATCAATGTATAAAATTATACTTTATTTAATAAAGACAAAAGGAGTTGCTATATTATGTGGAAAGACTTTAAAGAATTTGCGATGAAAGGCAATGTTATCGATTTAGCGGTTGCAGTTGTTATTGGTGCAGCATTCGGTAAAATTGTTACTTCATTAGTTGAAAATATTATTATGCCGCTTGTCGGAATGCTTACTGGCGGAATTGATCTGACAAACGAATGGAGATTCGGGTCTGGAGAAGCGCAGATTGCACTGGGTGTATTCGTTCAATCGATTATTGATTTCATTATTATCGCATTTGCTATTTTTATGGCTTTACGAGTACTGACGAAACTAAACCGCAAAAAAGAAGCACAAGTTGCGGAAGACCCAACACCGGAACTGGATGCTAAAGAAGAACTGCTTAAAGAAATCCGTGATTTATTGCAAAAAGAGCAGACTAAATAAAAAATGACTAATCCTAGTATACAAACTAAACGTATTCTAGGATTTTTTTATTTTTTAATTCAATAATCCTCCTATTCTACTTAATCCTCGTTTCTCCTATTGTCCCTTTTATCTGTTCATGATAAATTGATGTAATACTCGATTCATTCGAAATGTTTAGCAAATTCATGTAAGGAAGTGTATTCATGTCACAACGATCAATTGAAACAAAATTAGTACAGCTCGGAAATTTAAGTGATGCCAAAACAGGAGCGATCAATCCGCCGATTTATATGTCGACAGCTTATCAGCATACTGGTATTGGTGAATCGACAGGCTATGATTATACACGTACTAAAAATCCCACTCGTACAATTCTCGAACAAGGAATCGCGGAGCTGGAAAACGGCGATGCCGGGTTTGCCTGCAGTTCTGGAATGGCGGCAGTACAACTTGTGATGTCATTATTTAAACCGAATGATGAATTAATCGTTCCGGAAGATTTATATGGCGGAACCTATCGTCTATTTAAAACATTTGCGGAAAACTATAATATTAAACCGGTTTATAATCC belongs to Solibacillus sp. FSL W7-1436 and includes:
- a CDS encoding GlsB/YeaQ/YmgE family stress response membrane protein; the protein is MMSFIWFLIIGGILGWLAGVILGKDVPGGIIGNIIAGIVGSWIGSMVLGNWGWKVSDFYVFPALIGAIILIFIVSFIMRSMRKAT
- a CDS encoding lytic transglycosylase domain-containing protein — its product is MAKSKKKNSLLSPKTKILLIILLIPITLTVYIVAYFSWQQFRGWPFTDKTVYQQIQENFDLEIPIEYIPVYVAAEQKYGVPWTLLAAHHRVETRFSTMKTLISPVGAEGHLQFMPCTFVGWQHPSCKDLGQGAIPDHDKTNPAIIKKYGGYGVDANGDGIADPFDIEDAVFSAAKFLSIAGVNEGQLKKAIFQYNHSDKYVEDILYYYKMYRDYGKQLKQIALDEDK
- the mscL gene encoding large conductance mechanosensitive channel protein MscL, translating into MWKDFKEFAMKGNVIDLAVAVVIGAAFGKIVTSLVENIIMPLVGMLTGGIDLTNEWRFGSGEAQIALGVFVQSIIDFIIIAFAIFMALRVLTKLNRKKEAQVAEDPTPELDAKEELLKEIRDLLQKEQTK